A stretch of Bradyrhizobium diazoefficiens DNA encodes these proteins:
- a CDS encoding plasmid pRiA4b ORF-3 family protein: MSLNTTAVRIKVTLKDVKPEVMRRLVVPLTLRLDRLHLTLQEAFGWTNSHLFEFFAGEAHWGIPDPDNDYGHQPMDARKARLCDIVRETGAKTIHYLYDFGDSWDHVIKLEKWFDNTTTEGMPFLLEAAGRCPPEDVGGAPGYAEYLDAISDPAHPERENMRRWGPERFDPNVIDRKALEAAVNALSDTWKPRRHATRTK; encoded by the coding sequence ATGAGCCTGAACACGACCGCGGTCCGGATCAAGGTGACCCTCAAGGACGTAAAACCGGAGGTGATGCGTCGCCTTGTCGTGCCGCTCACGCTGCGCCTTGATCGGCTGCATCTGACGCTTCAGGAGGCATTCGGCTGGACGAACAGTCACCTCTTCGAGTTCTTCGCTGGTGAGGCACATTGGGGGATTCCCGACCCCGACAATGATTACGGCCACCAGCCCATGGATGCCCGTAAAGCGCGGCTTTGCGATATCGTTCGAGAGACCGGCGCCAAGACGATCCACTATCTCTATGACTTCGGCGACAGCTGGGATCACGTGATCAAGCTCGAAAAATGGTTCGACAACACCACGACGGAGGGCATGCCCTTCCTGCTCGAGGCCGCCGGTCGTTGTCCTCCGGAAGACGTCGGTGGTGCGCCAGGCTATGCCGAATACCTCGACGCCATCAGCGACCCTGCTCATCCGGAGCGCGAAAATATGCGCCGCTGGGGCCCGGAGCGGTTCGATCCCAACGTGATCGACCGGAAGGCCCTCGAGGCCGCCGTCAACGCGTTGTCCGACACATGGAAACCGCGGCGACACGCCACGCGAACAAAATAG
- a CDS encoding IS256 family transposase: MSKDNIIKLIQPGTVADQLTEVLRSGARALLAHAVEAEVEDLLGKHADLKTADGHQRIVRHGHLPEREVMTGIGPVAIRQPRVRDREADASDPDRIRFSPAILPPYTRRSKSIETLLPILYLKGISTGDFSEALAALLGKDAAGLSASAIGRLKDGWLDEHTAWQKRDLSAKRYVYIWADGIHLEARLEDAKQCILVLIGATPEGRKELVGFTDGARESAHDWRGLLLDLKRRGLDAPPRLVIADGALGFWKAAGEVWPKTREQRCWVHKTANVLAKLPKSQHPKAKRALQEIWMAETKVAAGLAFDAFIESYALKYEKAADCLSKDRDTLLAFYDFPAEHWKHLRTTNPIESTFATVRHRTIRSKGCLSNGTALAMVFKVVEGAQKSWRRLDGHNQLPKLVLGVTFNDGIEVIAKPADRQPITAAA, translated from the coding sequence GTGTCCAAAGATAACATCATCAAGCTGATTCAGCCAGGAACCGTCGCCGATCAACTCACAGAAGTCTTGCGTAGCGGGGCACGCGCCCTTCTCGCCCATGCGGTCGAGGCCGAGGTCGAGGACCTTCTCGGCAAGCATGCCGATTTGAAGACCGCGGACGGCCACCAGCGCATCGTCCGCCACGGTCACCTGCCGGAGCGGGAGGTGATGACCGGTATCGGTCCGGTCGCTATCCGCCAGCCGCGTGTGCGCGATCGCGAGGCGGACGCCTCCGATCCCGACCGCATCCGGTTCTCTCCGGCGATCCTGCCACCCTACACGCGGCGTTCGAAGTCGATCGAGACGCTGCTGCCGATCCTTTACCTGAAGGGGATCTCGACTGGCGACTTCTCGGAAGCGCTGGCTGCGCTGCTCGGCAAGGATGCCGCCGGGTTGTCGGCCTCCGCGATCGGTCGCCTGAAGGATGGCTGGCTCGACGAGCACACCGCGTGGCAGAAGCGCGATCTGTCGGCCAAGCGCTACGTCTACATCTGGGCCGATGGCATCCATCTGGAGGCGCGGCTCGAGGACGCAAAGCAGTGCATCCTGGTGCTGATCGGAGCGACGCCGGAAGGCCGCAAGGAACTGGTCGGCTTCACCGATGGCGCCCGCGAAAGCGCGCATGACTGGCGCGGTCTGCTGCTTGATCTGAAGCGCCGTGGGCTCGACGCGCCTCCGCGGCTCGTCATCGCCGATGGCGCACTCGGCTTCTGGAAAGCCGCCGGCGAGGTCTGGCCGAAAACGCGCGAGCAGCGCTGCTGGGTGCACAAGACTGCAAACGTGCTCGCCAAGCTGCCGAAGAGCCAGCACCCAAAAGCCAAACGCGCGTTGCAGGAGATCTGGATGGCCGAAACGAAGGTCGCCGCCGGGCTGGCGTTCGATGCCTTCATCGAGAGCTACGCGCTGAAATACGAGAAGGCGGCCGACTGCCTGAGCAAGGATCGAGACACGCTGCTCGCCTTCTACGACTTCCCGGCCGAGCACTGGAAACACTTGCGGACGACCAACCCCATCGAAAGCACCTTCGCCACCGTGCGCCACCGCACGATCCGATCGAAGGGTTGTCTGTCGAACGGGACCGCGCTCGCGATGGTCTTCAAAGTGGTCGAGGGCGCACAGAAAAGCTGGCGCCGTCTCGATGGCCACAACCAGTTGCCAAAACTCGTTCTCGGTGTGACATTCAACGATGGGATCGAGGTCATCGCCAAGCCGGCCGACCGTCAGCCCATAACCGCCGCCGCCTGA
- the tnpB gene encoding IS66 family insertion sequence element accessory protein TnpB (TnpB, as the term is used for proteins encoded by IS66 family insertion elements, is considered an accessory protein, since TnpC, encoded by a neighboring gene, is a DDE family transposase.) yields the protein MLTAPAGFMIYVATRPVDFRKGADGLALLAKETLGHDPMKGVAVVFRAKRADRVKIVVWDGSGLVLYWKRLEGSAFKWPPIVDGVMRMNAAQLSALLAGMDWTRMHAPRILQPKALA from the coding sequence ATGCTGACGGCTCCCGCTGGCTTCATGATTTATGTTGCGACCCGACCTGTAGACTTCAGGAAGGGCGCAGATGGCCTGGCGCTGTTGGCGAAGGAGACGCTGGGCCACGATCCGATGAAGGGCGTGGCGGTGGTCTTCCGTGCGAAGCGCGCTGATCGGGTGAAGATAGTTGTCTGGGATGGTAGTGGCCTCGTGCTGTATTGGAAGCGGCTTGAGGGCAGCGCCTTCAAGTGGCCGCCGATCGTTGACGGCGTCATGCGAATGAACGCCGCGCAGTTGTCCGCGCTTCTGGCCGGCATGGATTGGACACGCATGCATGCGCCTCGAATCCTGCAGCCGAAAGCGCTTGCGTAG
- a CDS encoding PLP-dependent aspartate aminotransferase family protein, translated as MRKNTHLDETLCVIPPETPLEGFASLAVPVYRGSTIIFPDAASYRSRAARGPDGYTYGLSGTPTTRTLERQLSAVHDAARAIIVPSGQAAISVAMLSVLKKGDHLLVTDNVYPPVKHLTRKILGDLGVETEFFDPTQLTDFEARLRPGRTRLVWVESPGSTTMEVCDIPAISRLSKAKGALVGCDNTWATGLLCKPLDLGVDIVAEALTKYVGGHSDILLGAVIFRDMDLYQRTRLTLSSLGVGVSPDECSLALRGMQTMSLRLRHVGELSEEFAQRLTQNWSYPVLHPCLPSFPNHSIWQRDFKGSSGVFSLQMDGVCSETVDRALDGLKTIAIGASWGGTRSLVAPMVIANDRDVMPSSRATTYLRISIGLENIDHLWADLEGLLNTLQTQ; from the coding sequence ATGCGCAAGAACACCCATTTGGATGAAACGCTTTGCGTTATTCCGCCGGAAACACCGCTTGAAGGCTTTGCCAGCCTTGCCGTTCCCGTCTATCGCGGCTCGACAATTATATTTCCGGACGCAGCCTCGTATCGCAGCCGGGCTGCTCGTGGGCCGGATGGCTATACCTATGGGCTCTCCGGGACGCCGACCACGCGGACTTTGGAACGCCAGCTGTCTGCCGTGCACGATGCTGCACGAGCAATCATTGTGCCGTCTGGTCAGGCCGCAATTTCAGTCGCCATGCTTAGTGTGCTCAAGAAAGGCGATCATCTGCTCGTAACGGATAACGTCTATCCGCCTGTAAAGCACTTGACGCGCAAGATCCTCGGCGATTTAGGTGTCGAAACCGAGTTTTTTGATCCTACTCAGCTGACAGACTTTGAGGCGCGGCTTCGACCCGGACGCACGCGGCTCGTATGGGTCGAGTCGCCTGGATCGACTACCATGGAAGTCTGCGATATCCCTGCCATTTCCCGCTTGAGCAAGGCAAAGGGCGCGCTCGTTGGATGTGACAACACCTGGGCGACAGGACTTCTGTGCAAGCCGCTGGATCTGGGCGTTGATATAGTTGCGGAAGCACTGACGAAATATGTAGGTGGCCATTCCGACATTTTGTTAGGGGCGGTTATTTTCCGTGACATGGATCTCTACCAACGGACACGACTCACATTGAGTTCTCTCGGCGTCGGCGTTTCGCCTGACGAATGTTCTCTCGCGTTGCGCGGCATGCAAACAATGAGTCTCCGCCTGCGGCACGTTGGCGAACTATCGGAGGAATTCGCTCAACGATTGACTCAGAACTGGAGTTACCCGGTGCTGCACCCTTGCCTTCCTAGTTTTCCCAATCACAGCATCTGGCAGCGTGATTTCAAAGGCAGTTCCGGTGTCTTCAGTCTCCAAATGGACGGAGTTTGCTCGGAGACTGTCGATCGCGCTTTGGATGGCCTGAAGACGATAGCCATTGGGGCGTCCTGGGGTGGGACGCGGAGCCTTGTCGCCCCAATGGTCATCGCCAATGATCGCGATGTTATGCCCTCAAGCCGAGCAACAACGTATCTGCGGATTAGCATCGGCTTGGAGAACATCGATCATCTGTGGGCAGATCTTGAGGGGCTGCTGAACACGCTGCAGACGCAATAG
- the tnpC gene encoding IS66 family transposase: protein MSDLPDELPSDPAELRAFAAALLDRCARLERLLKLAKDAQFGRSSEKLDADQLQLVLEDIDQAVAALEAAEDRANPKAREKRAAERRANRGKLPEHLPRIIETLMPAATCCPCCAGDLFEIGHDESQRLDVVPAQYRVIVTRRPKLACRACHGVVLQRAAPERLIRGGLPTERLVAHVIDAKYHWHLPLYRQAQMLATHGIAIDRSTLAFWVGYAAQELKPLWHRLRQLLLASSKLCVDETPAPVLDPGRGRTKTGYFWALSRDDRPWAGPDPPVVVYAYAPGRGAVHGLQLLEGFRGIIHCDGYQAYKTMTRETRADALSGTLAFCWSHLRRQFVKIEREASPAPAPVAREALERIAELYAVEKALRGRSDVERRAGRQAHARPLATALKQWFEAKLDHLAQKSDTAKALRYALRHWDGLTLYLDDGRIEMDTNAVERAMRPIKLNAKNSLFAGCDEGAENWAVLASLIETCKLNGVNAEHWLADVLAKLVNGWPAARLDELLPWASIYTMHAHDPRLAA from the coding sequence ATGAGTGATTTGCCTGATGAGCTGCCGAGCGATCCAGCCGAGTTGCGTGCCTTTGCCGCGGCTCTGCTGGATCGCTGCGCCAGGCTCGAGCGGTTGCTCAAGCTTGCAAAAGACGCGCAGTTCGGTCGATCCTCGGAAAAGCTTGACGCTGATCAGCTCCAGCTTGTTCTGGAGGATATCGATCAGGCTGTCGCGGCTCTCGAAGCAGCCGAGGACCGCGCCAATCCCAAAGCACGCGAGAAGAGAGCTGCCGAGCGGAGGGCCAATCGTGGCAAGCTGCCGGAGCATTTGCCGCGCATCATCGAGACCCTGATGCCCGCTGCAACCTGCTGCCCGTGCTGCGCAGGCGACCTTTTTGAGATCGGTCACGATGAGAGCCAGAGGCTGGACGTCGTACCGGCGCAGTATCGCGTCATCGTCACCCGCCGCCCCAAACTGGCCTGCCGCGCCTGTCACGGCGTCGTCCTCCAGCGTGCTGCTCCCGAGCGATTGATCAGGGGAGGACTGCCGACCGAGCGGCTCGTCGCGCATGTGATCGACGCCAAGTATCATTGGCATTTGCCGCTTTACCGCCAGGCGCAGATGCTGGCGACGCACGGTATCGCCATCGACCGTTCCACGCTCGCCTTCTGGGTCGGCTACGCCGCCCAGGAATTGAAGCCCTTGTGGCATCGTCTGCGCCAGCTTCTGCTCGCCTCTTCGAAGCTCTGTGTCGACGAGACCCCCGCACCGGTATTGGATCCGGGGCGCGGCAGGACCAAAACCGGCTACTTCTGGGCGCTGTCACGCGATGACAGGCCCTGGGCCGGACCTGACCCACCTGTTGTGGTTTACGCCTATGCGCCGGGCCGTGGGGCCGTTCATGGCTTGCAGCTACTTGAGGGCTTTCGCGGCATCATCCACTGCGACGGTTATCAGGCTTACAAGACTATGACCCGAGAGACGCGTGCGGACGCCTTGTCCGGGACGCTCGCCTTCTGCTGGTCGCATCTGAGGCGCCAATTTGTGAAGATCGAGCGCGAGGCTTCGCCTGCGCCAGCGCCGGTTGCCCGCGAGGCTCTTGAGCGCATCGCCGAACTTTACGCGGTCGAAAAAGCGCTCCGCGGCCGATCAGATGTCGAGCGCCGTGCTGGCAGGCAGGCGCATGCCCGACCTCTGGCTACAGCCTTGAAGCAGTGGTTTGAGGCCAAGCTTGATCACCTTGCACAGAAGAGCGACACGGCGAAGGCCTTGCGTTACGCGCTGCGTCATTGGGACGGCTTGACGCTCTATCTTGATGACGGGCGCATCGAGATGGACACGAATGCTGTCGAGCGTGCGATGCGGCCGATCAAGCTCAACGCCAAGAACTCCCTTTTTGCCGGTTGCGACGAGGGCGCCGAGAATTGGGCAGTGCTGGCTTCGTTAATCGAGACCTGTAAGCTCAATGGCGTCAATGCCGAGCACTGGCTCGCTGATGTTCTCGCGAAGCTCGTCAATGGTTGGCCTGCGGCGCGACTGGACGAACTGCTCCCTTGGGCATCGATCTACACGATGCATGCACACGATCCGAGGCTGGCGGCATGA
- a CDS encoding cysteine desulfurase-like protein, whose amino-acid sequence MTDWNEDEVRAHFPALAIRDEGRARVYLDAPAGSQVPQRVLDRMHEALVSSCANDGAHFRTSQGTRRIVEEGLKAAADFLNAGSDEIVFGLNTTSLLFHFSQMLARDWQPGDEILLTRMDHDGNIAPWLIAAEARGVTVRWLDFDPETFGYRYDTLDELVGPRTRLVACNHASNLLGTINDVTRIVAAGRAVGAVTMVDAVQSAPHLPIDVKYIGCDLLACSPYKFFGPHAGLLYLRAEVRDRLKPLKVRPSSWNMPTRFSPGTPSFEAIAGTAGAIEHLAWLGDRFGGMAGGTLRARIVAGLDAASRHETALMRRLFDGFAQLPGFRLFGPGSNRILERVPTLSFLLPGKNANATAEHLARRNIFAWSGSFYAFEAAQRLKIESEGVTRIGLAHYNTAAEIDAFLSALAELV is encoded by the coding sequence ATGACCGACTGGAACGAAGACGAGGTGCGCGCGCATTTCCCGGCGCTCGCGATCCGCGATGAGGGACGCGCTCGGGTCTATCTCGACGCTCCGGCTGGCTCACAGGTGCCGCAACGTGTGCTCGACAGGATGCACGAGGCCCTTGTCTCATCCTGCGCCAATGACGGTGCCCATTTCAGGACGTCGCAGGGTACGAGGCGCATCGTCGAGGAAGGTCTGAAGGCTGCCGCCGACTTCCTAAATGCCGGCAGCGACGAGATTGTCTTCGGTCTGAACACGACGTCGCTGCTCTTTCACTTCTCGCAGATGCTGGCGCGGGACTGGCAACCGGGCGACGAGATTCTGCTGACTCGTATGGATCATGACGGGAATATCGCGCCTTGGCTCATCGCAGCCGAGGCGCGTGGGGTCACGGTGCGCTGGCTCGACTTCGATCCCGAAACCTTCGGGTACCGCTATGACACGCTGGATGAGCTGGTCGGCCCGCGCACGCGGCTGGTCGCGTGCAATCATGCAAGCAACCTTCTCGGTACGATCAACGACGTGACCCGTATCGTCGCGGCCGGTCGTGCCGTCGGAGCCGTTACCATGGTCGACGCCGTGCAATCGGCGCCGCATTTGCCCATTGACGTCAAGTACATCGGCTGCGACCTGCTCGCCTGCTCGCCATACAAGTTCTTTGGCCCACATGCCGGTCTGCTCTACCTGAGGGCCGAGGTCCGCGATCGTCTGAAGCCGCTCAAAGTCCGGCCTTCTTCATGGAACATGCCGACGCGCTTCTCGCCTGGCACCCCCTCCTTCGAAGCGATTGCCGGCACCGCGGGCGCCATTGAGCATTTGGCATGGCTCGGCGATAGATTTGGCGGGATGGCCGGTGGGACGCTGCGCGCACGCATCGTTGCCGGCCTCGACGCCGCCAGTCGTCACGAGACCGCGTTGATGCGCCGCCTCTTCGATGGTTTCGCCCAGCTTCCCGGCTTCCGCCTCTTCGGTCCTGGTTCAAACCGTATTCTCGAGCGGGTACCGACCTTGAGTTTTCTCCTGCCCGGCAAGAATGCAAACGCGACTGCCGAGCATCTCGCTCGTCGCAATATCTTTGCCTGGAGTGGCAGTTTCTACGCCTTCGAGGCCGCTCAGCGGCTCAAGATCGAGTCCGAAGGCGTGACTCGCATCGGCTTGGCCCACTACAACACGGCGGCCGAGATCGACGCGTTCCTGAGCGCTCTCGCCGAGCTAGTTTGA
- a CDS encoding transposase, producing the protein MVADSLEPGAIVTDVARRHGCRPQQVHDWRRRARSGQLVLPAAGGALSFVPLVSESSPSVAAAPSGSPEAAVVTVELHGARVEVRGTPGLAVLSDVFVALRRTRSC; encoded by the coding sequence ATCGTCGCGGACAGTCTCGAGCCGGGCGCGATCGTAACAGATGTCGCACGTCGCCATGGCTGCCGGCCCCAGCAGGTGCATGACTGGCGGCGCCGGGCGCGTTCAGGTCAACTGGTGCTGCCAGCTGCGGGGGGAGCACTGTCGTTTGTGCCGTTGGTGTCGGAATCGTCGCCATCGGTGGCTGCAGCTCCCTCCGGGTCGCCGGAAGCAGCCGTTGTGACGGTTGAGCTCCATGGGGCACGAGTTGAGGTGCGAGGGACGCCTGGCCTTGCCGTGTTGAGTGATGTGTTTGTTGCGTTGCGCCGGACACGTTCATGCTGA
- a CDS encoding GntR family transcriptional regulator, with translation MINSQLRASSSLHQSVREEILKRITKGTYPPSVPIPSTAMLSEEFGVSPITIKRALRDLQALGVLTAVAGKGTFVKEQKRFLIDLSALVFSWENASIRLLSVTREKITDPTMRVLKPPSESMLCVRKIISFGDEIPAVYDSTYISSDVDGEIIDEFGERLVTEALSRNGIRIRSESHMIDAAPAAGQAAEVFAIPNGYPMLRRLYKFTTSKPGVTVFGVLQSPFDRLAYTLNLQSDRKNPAPKK, from the coding sequence GTGATCAATTCACAACTCCGTGCTTCGTCGTCTCTGCATCAGTCAGTCCGTGAAGAAATTTTGAAGCGCATAACGAAGGGCACTTATCCGCCGTCCGTCCCTATCCCATCCACAGCGATGCTCAGCGAGGAATTTGGGGTCAGTCCGATTACCATCAAGCGGGCTTTGCGTGATTTGCAGGCCTTGGGAGTGTTGACTGCGGTCGCAGGCAAGGGCACGTTCGTCAAGGAACAGAAGCGATTTCTAATTGACCTCAGTGCCTTAGTGTTCTCTTGGGAGAACGCGAGTATACGACTGCTCTCGGTCACGAGGGAAAAAATAACCGATCCAACAATGAGGGTACTCAAGCCGCCAAGTGAGTCGATGCTTTGCGTGCGAAAGATCATCTCGTTCGGAGACGAGATCCCCGCCGTTTACGATTCTACTTATATTTCATCGGATGTTGACGGCGAAATCATTGACGAGTTTGGCGAGCGCCTGGTAACCGAGGCGCTAAGTCGGAATGGGATTCGGATCCGGAGCGAATCTCATATGATCGATGCAGCTCCCGCCGCTGGACAAGCTGCGGAAGTATTTGCCATCCCAAACGGCTATCCGATGCTGCGCCGTCTTTACAAGTTCACGACAAGTAAACCGGGCGTGACTGTTTTCGGCGTTCTCCAATCGCCCTTCGACCGACTTGCCTATACTTTGAACCTTCAATCAGATCGCAAGAATCCGGCGCCAAAGAAGTGA
- a CDS encoding IS1096 element passenger TnpR family protein, with amino-acid sequence MIKLEKWFDNTTTEGLPLLLEAAGRCPPEDVGGAPGYVEYLDAIGEPAHTEHEQMRLWGPERHVIERKGLGRRQRFVRQMEAAASRHAVKIGVKRQSKGPQRYACA; translated from the coding sequence GTGATCAAGCTCGAAAAGTGGTTCGACAACACGACAACGGAGGGGCTTCCCCTCTTGCTCGAGGCCGCCGGCCGTTGTCCTCCGGAAGATGTCGGCGGTGCGCCAGGCTATGTCGAATACCTCGACGCCATCGGCGAACCCGCCCATACGGAGCACGAACAAATGCGCCTCTGGGGACCGGAGCGGCACGTGATCGAGCGGAAGGGGCTAGGCCGCCGTCAACGCTTTGTCCGACAAATGGAAGCCGCGGCGTCGCGTCACGCCGTCAAGATAGGCGTCAAGCGCCAATCGAAAGGGCCGCAGCGCTACGCTTGCGCTTGA
- a CDS encoding succinylglutamate desuccinylase/aspartoacylase family protein encodes MKSRVWTTIDFDARGIQSDFARVPFSSDISAYGWIPVPMLCFKGGEGPTALLTAGTHGDEYEGQVTLRKLARELSKTELRGRVIILPALNQPAVWAGRRNSPLDGGNLNRVFPGNPEGGPTAMIAHYVATELFPLADLIIDLHSGGSSLDYLPVALARPGRTEGEVEAIRHLLKSFAAPYSVVTNGAAGGAGATLYAAAEQQGIPALTTELGSGSTLSETGLAIAESGLRRVLRDYGIAPTIEAPQAPATRLVRFIGQAGTIYSPCDGLFEPFAKPGEKVAAGQKAGCVHRLDDALAQPLELTFAEGGVVTFRRFPTLTSTGDALFGLTTEAES; translated from the coding sequence ATGAAAAGCCGTGTCTGGACCACGATCGATTTTGATGCGCGGGGAATTCAATCCGATTTCGCCCGCGTTCCATTCTCCTCCGATATCTCCGCCTACGGCTGGATTCCGGTTCCGATGCTTTGCTTCAAGGGTGGTGAGGGACCCACGGCGCTTTTGACCGCGGGAACCCACGGCGATGAGTATGAAGGTCAAGTCACGCTGCGCAAGCTAGCGCGAGAACTTTCGAAGACGGAACTTCGCGGTCGGGTAATTATTCTGCCCGCCCTTAATCAGCCAGCGGTATGGGCGGGCCGTCGCAACTCGCCTCTTGATGGAGGCAATCTCAACCGCGTCTTCCCAGGCAACCCCGAGGGGGGGCCTACAGCGATGATTGCACATTATGTCGCTACAGAACTGTTCCCGCTCGCTGATTTGATTATCGATCTGCATTCGGGCGGAAGCTCGCTCGACTACTTGCCCGTGGCGCTGGCCCGCCCCGGCCGCACTGAGGGCGAAGTCGAAGCCATCCGGCATCTCCTCAAAAGCTTCGCTGCGCCCTATAGCGTCGTGACAAATGGTGCGGCTGGCGGCGCGGGCGCGACCCTCTATGCGGCAGCCGAACAGCAGGGCATTCCGGCCCTCACCACCGAACTGGGCAGTGGTTCGACACTGTCCGAGACAGGTCTTGCGATCGCCGAGAGCGGTCTGCGTCGCGTACTGCGCGACTATGGCATAGCGCCCACAATTGAGGCCCCTCAGGCGCCAGCGACACGCCTTGTCCGATTTATCGGGCAAGCTGGTACGATCTATTCGCCGTGCGACGGCCTTTTTGAGCCCTTTGCCAAGCCCGGTGAGAAAGTCGCTGCTGGCCAAAAGGCCGGATGTGTTCATCGCTTAGATGACGCACTGGCGCAACCGCTTGAACTCACGTTTGCCGAAGGGGGGGTCGTGACCTTCCGACGCTTTCCAACGCTAACCTCTACGGGCGACGCACTATTTGGCCTCACGACTGAGGCGGAGAGTTAG
- a CDS encoding Xaa-Pro peptidase family protein: protein MSDAIPSWPGETEISFRISRLKENMAQVPLDALVITSQHNFEYYTGHRTLFWLSDTRPLLAIVRRDKPGITIIINSGEQRNAYCGRNADVHRVFYNGFTEVALDAAGDFLRGLPNGAAIGFDYGRDMFGRGSLSLFDVLRGAPNHFQLTDAADLIWRQRLIKSEHELDAKRRACNIATSAFFDGLADLRLGMSEYEFGQSLKQRMIGLGADSVDWLPVRFGRGGQSYAQPNGDTKLQNDDFVWVDMGARRADQISDLNRVAKVGRATPEQEETYEFVRNVTLRLADGIRPGMTGHDAYALFDQLWSVRKHSGRLAIAGRVGHGSGIALTEPPSLMAGSAEIILEDMVLHVEPKLEAAAGVFQMEEVFRVTPSGPEFLSTASPAKLPVVEL from the coding sequence ATGTCGGATGCGATACCTTCTTGGCCGGGCGAGACTGAAATAAGCTTCAGGATCTCGCGCCTGAAGGAGAACATGGCCCAGGTACCTCTGGATGCGCTCGTCATTACTTCTCAACACAACTTCGAGTATTATACTGGTCACCGCACCCTATTCTGGCTCTCTGACACGCGTCCTCTGCTGGCGATCGTTAGGCGTGATAAGCCTGGGATTACGATCATCATCAATAGCGGCGAGCAGCGCAACGCATATTGCGGTCGCAATGCGGATGTGCATCGGGTCTTCTATAACGGGTTTACGGAAGTAGCACTCGATGCTGCCGGAGACTTTTTGCGCGGGCTCCCGAATGGAGCTGCAATTGGTTTTGACTACGGCCGCGATATGTTCGGTCGCGGATCACTAAGTCTTTTCGATGTTCTTCGCGGTGCGCCCAATCACTTTCAGCTCACGGATGCCGCCGACCTAATTTGGCGCCAGCGTTTGATAAAGAGTGAGCATGAGCTGGATGCAAAGCGACGGGCCTGCAATATCGCGACTAGCGCATTCTTCGACGGATTGGCCGACCTCCGGCTCGGGATGAGCGAGTACGAGTTCGGACAATCGCTCAAGCAGCGAATGATTGGACTTGGTGCAGACAGCGTTGATTGGTTGCCGGTCCGCTTTGGGCGAGGCGGTCAGAGCTATGCACAGCCCAATGGGGACACCAAACTTCAAAACGACGACTTTGTCTGGGTCGACATGGGTGCTCGTCGCGCCGATCAGATCAGTGATCTGAACCGCGTGGCCAAGGTCGGTAGGGCGACGCCAGAGCAAGAGGAGACGTACGAGTTTGTGAGAAACGTCACCCTTCGCCTAGCAGACGGGATCCGACCGGGAATGACGGGCCATGACGCCTACGCGCTGTTCGATCAGCTCTGGTCTGTCAGAAAGCACTCAGGTCGTCTCGCCATAGCGGGACGCGTAGGACATGGTTCGGGGATCGCATTGACGGAGCCGCCATCCCTGATGGCCGGTTCGGCGGAGATCATCTTGGAAGACATGGTCTTACATGTGGAGCCGAAGCTGGAGGCTGCCGCTGGCGTGTTTCAGATGGAGGAAGTTTTCAGGGTTACGCCAAGCGGTCCCGAGTTTTTGAGCACGGCGTCACCAGCAAAACTACCCGTAGTCGAACTTTGA
- the tnpB gene encoding IS66 family insertion sequence element accessory protein TnpB (TnpB, as the term is used for proteins encoded by IS66 family insertion elements, is considered an accessory protein, since TnpC, encoded by a neighboring gene, is a DDE family transposase.), whose product MLTPPASLMIYVATQPVDFRKGAEGLALLAKETLGHDPMRGGALVFRAKRADRVKIVVWDGSGLVMYWKRLDGSGFKWPPIVAGVMRMNAAQLSALLAGMDWTRMHAPRIPQPKALA is encoded by the coding sequence ATGCTGACGCCGCCGGCGAGCCTCATGATTTACGTGGCGACGCAACCTGTGGACTTCAGGAAGGGTGCGGAGGGCTTGGCGCTCTTGGCGAAGGAGACGCTGGGCCATGATCCGATGAGGGGTGGGGCGCTGGTCTTCCGTGCAAAACGCGCGGATCGGGTAAAGATTGTCGTCTGGGATGGCAGCGGCCTTGTGATGTACTGGAAGCGGCTCGATGGCAGCGGCTTCAAATGGCCTCCCATCGTAGCTGGCGTAATGCGGATGAACGCCGCGCAGCTGTCGGCGCTTCTGGCCGGCATGGATTGGACACGCATGCATGCACCTCGAATCCCGCAGCCGAAGGCGCTTGCGTAA